Proteins from a genomic interval of Tachyglossus aculeatus isolate mTacAcu1 chromosome 8, mTacAcu1.pri, whole genome shotgun sequence:
- the OGFR gene encoding opioid growth factor receptor, translated as MTDEGYDSTWESDGEEEKAEGAGEGEQQPPGPNGSPPGLQVIGSRNWRAARDMQRYRHEYPDYKDEGESDMVNLRFYKNEIPFQPNGVHINEILKNWKNDYDTLEDNHSYIQWLFPLREQGVNWYAKPLTAREIQEFRSSDEVMKRFVQAYELMLGFYGIELVAPELGIVKRANNYQKRFQNLNWHSHNNLRITRILKCLGEMGYEHYQTILVKFFLEETLVNHRLQNVKQSALDYFVFTVKNKHLRRELVHYAWENFKPPNKFVWGPLQKLQKFKPQSSVFQLSVEGDGSFDSQNEGPVENQAKTSRTKEIERSGVILQKDSKERSSFLAASKGSGQRDHQEEELDAPHPENEKDESGEAQDREEKRLEPENLKESKKRKYELNKMEDDPVANQCQSSDIEKIALNLKECALEQSSSEQPSRPWKTISDENEMPSTETLEYDMIDEVRKKRKVDQEGLEKVPVAALVESSDHKVGCLPSNLERTNRDVKKAEEDGDKHMETKITEEADVKPKTLTADANAPMNLSSGSSRIIKPDLQSGSRDGPAEEVETPGISLGAEDKASESGVGAHLGRESPPSGAFNKGEKDGAGDDAAAEVKAFGQTKPLLNKAKHPENPDREALQSEGEPLGNEAESILPKSSKIIEERYHDLDFKEEGSTEL; from the exons ATGACCGACGAGGGCTACGACTCCACTTGGGAGAGCGACGGCGAAGAGGAGAAGGCGGAGGGAGCCGGGGAGGGCGAGCAGCAGCCGCCCGGGCCCaacgggagcccccccggg CTTCAGGTAATCGGTTCACGCAACTGGAGAGCAGCACGAGACATGCAGAGATACAGACATGAATATCCG GACTACAAAGATGAAGGTGAAAGTGACATGGTTAATCTGAGATTTTACAAAAACGAAATTCCATTCCAGCCAAATg GTGTACATATTAATGAGATTCTTAAGAACTGGAAAAATGACTATGACACATTGGAGGACAATCATTCATATATACAGTG GTTATTTCCATTGCGGGAACAAGGAGTGAATTGGTATGCGAAGCCCCTTACAGCTAGAGAAATTCAG GAATTCAGAAGTTCTGATGAAGTTATGAAAAGATTTGTCCAAGCTTATGAGCTCATGTTGGGGTTTTATGGGATAGAACTGGTGGCTCCTGAATTGGGAATAGTGAAAAGGGCAAACAACTACCAGAAGCGATTTCAGAACCTGAACTG GCATAGTCACAATAACCTCCGGATAACTCGCATACTCAAGTGTCTGGGTGAGATGGGTTATGAGCATTACCAAACTATTCTGGTCAAATTTTTCCTGGAGGAAACCTTAGTTAATCACCGTTTACAGAATGTCAAGCAAAGTGCCTTGGATTACTTCGTGTTCACAGTCAAAAACAAACATCTTCGGCGAGAACTCGTTCACTATGCATGGGAGAATTTTAAACCACCTAATAAATTTGTATGGGGGCCTCTTCAGAAACTTCAGAAATTTAAACCGCAGTCATCTGTTTTTCAATTGAGTGTGGAAGGAGATGGTTCATTTGACTCACAAAATGAAGGCCCAGTGGAAAACCAAGCCAAAACTTCCAGGACAAAAGAAAtagagagaagtggagtgattttacAGAAGGATTCCAAGgagaggagttcattcttggCAGCAAGCAaagggagtggtcagagagaccaCCAAGAAGAGGAACTGGATGCCCCTCACCCTGAGAATGAGAAGGATGAGAGTGGGGAAGCTCAagacagggaggaaaagagacTGGAGCCTGAGAATCTAAAGGAAAGCAAGAAGAGGAAATATGAATTGAATAAAATGGAAGATGACCCAGTTGCCAATCAATGTCAAAGTTCTGACATTGAGAAAATAGCTCTCAACTTGAAAGAATGTGCCCTTGAGCAGAGCAGTAGTGAGCAACCCAGCAGGCCTTGGAAAACCATTTCTGATGAAAATGAAATGCCCAGCACTGAGACATTGGAATACGATATGATTGATGAAGTAAGGAAAAAGCGGAAAGTTGACCAAGAAGGATTAGAGAAAGTGCCTGTGGCCGCACTGGTTGAAAGTAGTGACCATAAAGTAGGATGCCTCCCCAGCAATCTAGAAAGGACCAATAGAGATGTGaaaaaggcagaggaagatggtgacaagCATATGGAAACTAAAATCACTGAAGAGGCTGACGTGAAGCCCAAAACATTAACTGCAGATGCCAATGCCCCCATGAATCTCTCATCCGGCTCCTCCAGAATCATCAAGCCGGATCTTCAATCTGGCTCACGAGATGGGCCTGCTGAAGAGGTAGAGACCCCTGGAATCTCCCTCGGAGCAGAAGATAAGGCATCAGAGTCTGGAGTTGGGGCGCACTTGGGCAGAGAATCTCCCCCTTCAGGGGCCTTCAACAAGGGTGAGAAGGACGGGGCAGGTGACGATGCAGCTGCTGAAGTCAAGGCCTTCGGCCAGACGAAACCCTTGCTAAACAAAGCAAAGCATCCTGAAAACCCAGATAGAGAAGCCCTGCAAAGTGAAGGTGAGCCCTTAGGGAATGAAGCAGAAAGCATACTGCCAAAGTCCAGCAAAATAATTGAGGAACGGTACCATGATCTTGACTTCAAGGAAGAAGGTTCTACAGAATTATAA